The Streptomyces achromogenes DNA segment CAGCTGCCCGGCGTGCTCACGCGAACGCGCGAGCTTGCGGCGCACCAGCTCCGCGTCCAGACGGCGACGTGCGACTCCTGCCACGTTCGGTTCAGCTCCTGTGTTGTCCGTACGGCGATTCAGGGGGCGAGACCGGAGGGTCTCATCCGGGGGTGACGGTCGGACGACCGACGGGACCCGCGGGCCCCGGGCGGGCGTCGAGCGCGGTGAGCGCGTCGCGCAGCCCCCGGTGTACATCCTCGTACACCTCGAGGTGTCCGTCGGTGGCGAGGTGGTCGGCGTCGGCCAGCCGTTCCAGGTGCGCGTCCGCCTCGGCGTGGCCGGTGGGGATGCGCGGCACGCCCAGCGGGGCGGGGGCGGCCGGGTCGTGCTCGGACTCCGGCTCCCGCTCCTCGGGCGCGGCCTGTGCCTGCGGCTCCGTCCCCGTCTGCGGCCCTGTGTCGCTCATGCCCAGACGCTACCTCGAACGTCTGGGGTACCGTCGGTCGCCATGGCCACGATCGAGGAGTGCCGCGCCGCACTCGAGAAGCTCTCGGACAACATGAGCCGCGCCGAAGGGGACGTCCGGGCGGCCGCGGCCCTGGACCGCTCGGTGAGCTGCCGGATCACCGACCTCGACGTCACGTTCGTCGGCCGGATGACGGCCGGCCGGATCACCGTCCAGGACACCCTTCAGGGTCCCCCTCGGGACAAGGCCGAGATCCGGCTGGCCATGACCGGCGACGACCTGGTCGCACTGGTCGCCGGCGAACTGAACTTCGCCAAGGCGTGGGGCTCCGGGCGGGTCAGGCTCGAAGCCGGCCTACGCGACCTGTTCCAGCTCAGGAAGCTTCTGTAGCGACCGCCGAAGCCGGTGCGGCGACCGCCGCGACCGCCCGCCCGGCCTGCGCCCGTGCCTTGCGTGCCGCCGGCACCACCAGCGGCGTCCCCGTCTCCGGATCGTCGATGACCTGGCAGCGCAGCCCGAAGACCTCCTCCACCAGGTCGGCCGTGACAACCTCGTCCGGCGGACCCTGCGCGATGACCTCGCCGCCCTTCAGCGCGATCAGATGGGTGGCGTACCGGGCCGCGTGGTTGAGGTCGTGCAGCACGGCCACGAGCGTGCGCCCGTGCTCCTCGTGCAGCTCCGCGCACAGGTCGAGGACGTCGATCTGGTGCTGGATGTCGAGAAACGTGGTCGGCTCGTCGAGCAGCAGCAACGGGGTCTGCTGGGCAAGGGCCATCGCGATCCACACCCGCTGGCGCTGCCCGCCGGACAGCTCGTCGACATACCGGTCGGCGAGCTCGCCGACCCCGGTCCGCGCCATGGACTCGCGCACGACCCGCTCGTCCTCGGACGACCACTGGCGCAGGATCCCCTGGTGGGGGTAGCGGCCCCGCGCGACGAGGTCGGCGACGGTGATCCCGTCGGGTGCGACGGACGACTGCGGCAGCAGCCCCAGCGTCCGCGCGACCTTCTTCGCGGGCATCGACTGGATGACCTGCCCGTCGAGCAGCACCCGCCCCTGCTGCGGCTTCAGCATCCGCGACAGCGCCCGCAGCAGCGTCGACTTGCCGCAGGCGTTCGGACCGACGATCACCGTGAAGGAACGGTCCGGTATCTGCACGGACAGCTCTTCGGCGATGACCCGCTGGTCGTAGGCGAGGGTGACGTTCTCGGCGGACAGGCGGTTCACGATGCTCCTTCGGTTGTCCGGCCCACGGTTCTCCGGGGCGGGGGCGCTCATATCCGGCCCGCCCTGCGCTCGGTGACGAGGAGCCACAGCAGGTACACCCCGCCCAGCACGCCGGTGACGACGCCCACGGGCAGCTGCCCCGCACCGAAGAGCCGCTGCGCGGCCAGGTCGGCGGTGACCAGCAGGGCGGCGCCCATGCACAGGGACGGCACGAGGTTCGGCCCGGGCGAGCGGGTCAGGCGCCGGGCGAGCTGCGGCGCGGTGAGCGCCACGAAGCTGACGGGGCCCGCGGCCGCGGTGGCGGCGGCGGTGAGCAGCACGGCCGTG contains these protein-coding regions:
- a CDS encoding SCP2 sterol-binding domain-containing protein, producing the protein MATIEECRAALEKLSDNMSRAEGDVRAAAALDRSVSCRITDLDVTFVGRMTAGRITVQDTLQGPPRDKAEIRLAMTGDDLVALVAGELNFAKAWGSGRVRLEAGLRDLFQLRKLL
- a CDS encoding ABC transporter ATP-binding protein codes for the protein MSAPAPENRGPDNRRSIVNRLSAENVTLAYDQRVIAEELSVQIPDRSFTVIVGPNACGKSTLLRALSRMLKPQQGRVLLDGQVIQSMPAKKVARTLGLLPQSSVAPDGITVADLVARGRYPHQGILRQWSSEDERVVRESMARTGVGELADRYVDELSGGQRQRVWIAMALAQQTPLLLLDEPTTFLDIQHQIDVLDLCAELHEEHGRTLVAVLHDLNHAARYATHLIALKGGEVIAQGPPDEVVTADLVEEVFGLRCQVIDDPETGTPLVVPAARKARAQAGRAVAAVAAPASAVATEAS